The genomic stretch TAAGTCCAACACTCAGtctctttttgctctgtttttggtctctaccaactcaAATGAAGTACGTTGCGGTCGTTTACGATGAGTTTTTGAAGTGAAAACAGCTACCTGCTGTGGCTGGAAATGTTGCTAACAGTAAgactgaacaaaaacagacaagatGTGGGCCAGACAGCTGAGCAATGAGCTGCAACACGCTacagagtgctgcagagatgacatgttttgttctgattaaaaaaaaagcacagaaaaggctctacttcctacggaaacttaggaaggctaaattccagagcaagattctggtcaacttttacagaggagcaacagaaagcatcctgactggaaacatcacaagcTGCCATGGTTTGTGTAAGACCCAGGACAAGAAGGCTGTACAGCgagtgattaaaaccacccagaacatcatttGTACCCATTTACAGAACATCAGTGACATGACTGatgtgagatgtctgcacagaacccaaaggatactaaaagacagcACCCACCACGCCACAGTCTactcaccctgctgccatctggcaaaggatacagaagtatctgctgccgtaccaccagactacagagcagcttctttccccaggccgtgagactcctcaattcatcacCAAGACTCCATTGTCTAAAACGGATATTGTAGGACTCAAAAGGACTCAAAGTTTATTTTCGTTTTTTAAAccctttgttaaaaaaatgaaaatttaccTTGCATGTTTTTGTAGCCTAATGCGGACGTTAGCATCCCCCTGGTTCCCTTGTCAAGAAGCCTATGGGATTAGAtttttggattggattggattttggattattgcagtaaataaacactgtggcaaacacaagttaatGATACTCAAACGTTTTGTTGATgattcctgattttttttttgtgtaaatgaaATTACCATAAATGTAAAGCTATAGTCtataaacaaaatacattttggtgGCATGACTTCATCAGCACCACTAAGCTTCCTACTACACTATActacacacactttaaattgtaaattgtaactgtaaattgatcaatctatgAGCTGTAAAGTTAGAATTAGAATAGTTTGCAGCCAAAGTccgcctgtaaagacggactagtgagtagtaGTCTCTAGTCTCATTTAGCTGCTTGTTAGCAACTGCAACACTTGGTAATTCACATGTGGGGTATtcactgatgttttttatgtcgtagaacaagACGTGAAAAGTGCTTTTGttaaccacaaaccttatttacagtatttaaccaaaaacccattcaaaaaacctaTTGACTGTGACACAATGAaactggaagtgcaaaaatgctgacTTATTTCCGGGTTCTAGGATTAATTCCTGTTTTCCCATCACACTTTTGTATGATGCATATTGTAACACAAATTACTTCCAAACTAGTTGTGTTAGATTGTGGCACAActtgcatttttctgtctgaactTGACCGAGTCCAAGAGAGTAGTATAACCTGAGGCACTGTTTTTGTTCCCCTGTCatgcagttattttatttatttcaagaaCTTGAAAGCACAATTTAGATTGACATGACCAAAGATTAATGTGAAACAGCCTTATAGTGTCTAACTGTGCATATAAACATctttctgcacagtgaaggtAAATTATCCACAAAACACATTCTTGAGTGGGCTTTAAGGTtgatttttctcttaaaaacactgaatcctCCTGTTAATCTGTGCATGTTGTGAGTATTGTAAAAGCTTACACATCCCCTTAAACTGAGGATAACACAACGGTGCCCAAGGGCCTTTTATTTCCAGCAGTTGTGGCTGTTAAAGGGTGTCTTAATGGCAAATACAGTTGTCTCTTAGATGCCAGACAGACTGTGCAGTGTGAAAACACTTCATTCAGCAGAGCCTGGGAgagatgtcttcatgtctgtaATATAAATTCCCCTCCTTGTTCTCAGGCCCTGTAATCTCTCAGTTTTTGGCTTACGGCTGTAGAAACAGCTGGAAGCACTCACATCAGCTGTCATGTAGAAAGAGAGCAAActgttgtcctttttttaaaatcggcaattatttttcatttctactAATCTCTGTGTTTCAAAGAGCCACTCTGTTCTATTCCCTTAAGGCTGTTTTATAATCTACtagaaaagaggaaaagtgaTGCTGCTTGTCCAGGCATTTTTTCATGCTGTCAGTTTTTCAAAAGCAAATTCTTGATAAAGAGAAGACTTGTTTTACTGCCATCTTAATACGATTGAGTAGACAATATTTTAGCTGTGGACACACAGCACATAAAGGTGAAAAATATGGACGATCTAGTCCAGTCTGTCTTACAACTGTATGAGGATGAGTGTTTACAGTCTGAGTCTCCAAAGACATGGTCGCGAGACAAGTCTGATGTGTTCTGTCATTAAACTCGAGAGAAGTGTTTATTTTTGCGCTGACGTCACGTACCCAAGTTCCCCCCGTGAAGAGGAAGTGAGCCACAATACTGAAAATATATTGTGACGATGTGTCCCTTTTAAGATAACCAGCTGCAGCATGTTTTCAtataaataattcaataaaatatacatatcTAAGTAGCCTGTACGTTTAATTGTTAAAAGCTAATTGTTATGTAATGATACTGCACATTGGATTAAAAGATTACAGGCCAGGGTTCAAAAGTCATCCCATGCCACTATGGCACATTAGAAGCATCCTTAAGAAGCTCAGAGTTACTTTATTGTGATGAGTAACCAAGGCTGTGTGCCAGAAGCGAGGTTCATCAATCAAATGCATGCCAATTaaggaaatgtttcatttctaGCGTGTAAAATGTTTCCGGGAGTGATGAGGAGGCATCTTTAAAATCTTATGTTATGCTGTGGCGCTTTCAGGTCACCAAATCTGAGTTGAAGGTACAGCgcagtgaagaaaaaaacaaagtcatttgCAAAGGTCAGTACATTTATTCCAAGCTcgcatccaaacacacatccgTCTCACACATTATCAAGTTGAAGAAGACCTGAGCTTCTCCAGAAACTCCCAGAAAAGatcctctgtttttttgttaGAACAgcatttaaatacatatttttttagatAACACAATTAAAAATCCTCTGCTGTAATTACAATGTGTATTGCTGTTATAGCTGTATAACATATGTAGTAATTTAGTAATAACCAACTTCATCTACAAGAATATTTTGATTCCAATGCAAGGTGAGCCCCAAAAGAGATTTCTTGTCTCAAGAGAGGCTTTAAGTATAATGCCCAACATATTATTACCAAAAAACTTCCTGAGTGACATTATTTGCAGGTAGTTTCTTTGCTGTGCATAGGTAACTCAGACATTGTACATTAAGCACCAGCAGACTGAGGAATTATATACCATTGAGCAGTTTTTCTCATGAAAGCACAAAATGTAGCTCAGttccttttttctgtattttcccTACTATCATCAGTCACATGTCACTGACAGTTTGTGGTTTTAAAATTCTGTCGAATCGACCAAATAAAGACATCTGGTAGATGCTACATGTTGCATACAGTGAAGATTAGATAACCTGTATAGGAGGAGCATAAAAATAAGATAGTTTGATATTAATCGAACTGGTGACTGATTCataaaatgctgtaaaatgaTGAGGCTCAGTTCAAAGTTGTAAGCTCAGAAGTAACTTAAACTTTGCCGTGGTAATGGTTATGTAGTTTTGAATAATTTCCTGTTTCTGAATCTTTACCAACAACTTAATTTGTGCATCATGGCTGAACTGTTTGTCTAAAGCATCCCACAGATGGGACAAGAGGGAGCGTTAATATTAACGTAATCCTGCTACTGCCTCCATCAATGTGTCACAATAATCGGGTGGTTTGACTGGGTGCTATTCCTCCCATTGCAggatctgaaaagataaaaagttAATGAATCTTACAGTAATTAGGTGCTGACAAAACTTTGCTATCGCTTTGGTTGCTTTGCTGTTGAATACCATGATGGTATGCTACTTGGAATTTGTTCACAATACATACAacctgtttttttccaaaatgtcctTCAAAAACACTTGCATCCCCATGAAACTTGACCTGCCAATCCGCCAGGTAGAAATTGCAATAAGAAACATCCATGCTATGTCACTGTATatctccaaaaccaaaaaacatttggtGGAAATAATTTTGAGCTTTCCAAAGTTGTTGAAAAATATGTCACATCTAGCAAATTCAAGTCACTCAGTTTTCTCAGGTTCATCCCAAGCCAAAGttcaagtcaatgggttttAATGGTCCATTTTTCATTTACTAACTTGATTTGAGATTCCTTTTTCTTCTATGAAAACTTCCAGAGTCACTGTAATCACATGCTCGACCCTCATGCATGAAGCTATCACAGTGAAATTCTCTGAGGAAAAGAGAATAATGCTTCATTTTTGGCTTAATGAACGTTTACGTTTTTCCTGTagctctttttccttttcctcctgcagcttcttttctctctttttctcctccttggCCTCCTTGTACTTCCATACAGGAGGCTCCAGGTAGCCCCTctgccttttcttctttttctctttctttggaGTGGGCTCGCCAGATTTTGTCACTTCAATCTTAGGGATACAGCCTGAGGGGAAGATGCTGTTTCTATGTGCCATGCCACGGGGAATGAAGCTCCTCACACCACCTGGCATGCTCTCCCTGCACTCTGACTCCTGGCAGCAGGAGGTCAGAGATACAGAGTTGGCTGACACAGCAGTTGGAGAAGCTGATATGACAGAGCCTTTCCTGTGGGATACTGTGCTCTCTTCCAGCTCCTTGCTGCTATGCTTTTCAAGCAGTTCGGGGATGGCAAACCGTCGCTTTCCGATCTCTGGTGGGCTGTTGGGACAGAGTGGATGGCAACCGGTGGCTATTAGGGGGCTTTGGATGCCTGTGGTCATCCGCACCATATGGTCCATGACTCCATTGTCTTGAGGGTCCTGAGGGAAGCTGAAAGAAAGGCTGTCTTTTAAGCGCAGCCTCAGCTTCTGACTGGCTGTTTTGCTGGCGGTGGACTTTGCTACCAGTTGCTTCAGCTCTGGCCACTCTGGGATGTAGTTTAGACAGAACTGCTCAGCAACAGGATGAGCCTCCAGGCGGCGTATTCTTCTGATAGTCTCAAACCCTCCTGTTCTAATGATCCAGTCCTTTAGACCTCTGCCTTGGACCATGTCCGTTGCATTTGTATCAGCACCTGCAcatgaaaagggaaaagaaagaagagaatgtaatgaaaacaaggaaacaagTTAATAATCGTTGGATGCTGAGGGCTCCTTCAACTCAACAAAATTACCCCACCATGTGGTCATTTTGGAGCACAGTTCATTGAGTAGATGTTTAACGTTACGGAAGTAAATCTGGTCATGTGGTCATTCTATTTCGAAGCCTAAATTAACCCATTTAATCCATAATCAATCAAGGCCTAAAGATAAATCCAAGAACATtggatatacattttttttcccccacatgGCTCCAGTTTGCATCTAAATACAACTAGATCGTGGACTAATGCTTTCAATCTGTCTCTGACATAATTGGACTTTTAATAGAACATAGTTGGATTCTTTTATAGTGCTATGCTAAATGTGTCCCTGTACAGTTAACACAGGACTAATCCCTGCAGCCAAGAGAACAACCAGATTAGTTCTCAGATCAGATGTCCTGGTTTACCCTGTATATCATATGCATTCAACATTTATAGTTTTTAATATATGTTTTCCTGGGCACATGACTTGTACACAATAgttgtcacattttgttttctcctaTACCGTTAGATATGTACCATGGAGCTGCACTGATGTAAGTATCTGGCCCGACTGCCTCTGAATAAATATATTGTCTGTGTGCGGACACATACTAGATGTTACACCCTACGTTTATAAGAGGTCTTATGTGCCATACCTACCATGCATTATCAGGGCGGATACACACTCTTCTCGGCCCTGCAGGCCTGCCTTGAGGAGGGCCGTGAAGCCCCGCGGATCCCTGATCTCAGTGTCCACACCAGAGAAGTAGTTAATGATATAGTTTAGAATGGTGATGAAGCCTGgattgaaaacacaacaacatttatgTTGATATGGTAGCATTAACGTGAGACTAGATATTGAGGTGCTGTATGTGTCATCAGGCATACCTGCCTGGGCAGCAATCATGAGGGCAGTGTTGCCATCGTTGTCTTGGTGGTTGATGTCTATTAATGGACACAAGTGGAGCAGGGTGACGATGTCTACATAACCCTTGGCCACAGCCAGCATCAGTCCATTCTGAGGCAGAACAAGGTGAAAATAAATTGAACATTGTTAAACTCTAAGTTTACCTTaattttttggtcttttcatggctttattggaCAGGACAGCTTAGAGAGAGGGGAAACGAGGTGAAAGAGAGGGGAGATGACACTCAGATGACGCCACAGGTCAGCTTTCAAACCCAGGGCCGCTACgggcgaggacacagcctctgtacactGGGCAcacactctaccaactgagctactgggatGCACCAAAAGTTCACCTTTATATTAAACCATAGATTTCTGAGGTTGTATCAAAGTCACTTTCCTTGAGTGAtaaaaaggaattaaaaatcCAGCTCACCCTGCCATTGATGTCCAGCTCCATGGCCTCTTCTTTAGTGACTCCTCTCTCCAGGATCCTGCGCAGGGATGCAGCATCATTCTTAGCGCAGGCCTCATACAGTGTTTTAGCCGGCTCCGTATTCTTTTCATCCCCTTCGTAGTCGGGAAGCACCGAATCATCAGAAAGCACACTCCCTGAGTCAGAATCATCCAGGAGGATCTCCGAGTCCTCGGATGGGCCTGCGCCCAGGTGGGGGTCATAGTTTGCGGTGGCCATTGGACCCCCCTGGGATCACACCTGAGTGTCAGGTCTGCTGCACACTGAccatatctttaaaaaaaaacatttcgttagcatgcacacacatgagcAAGTTTTCATTTTGTAGCCTTGTAACAGTCATGCACTGCCTCTGTATTCAGagatagggctgcaactaactatttttttcattaccGGTTAATCTGAAAGTCCAAAACCAAatgactcttcatttactatcatgaatgacaaagaaaagcagcaaatcctcacttttaagaagctggaactagcaaatgtttgacatttttgcttgaaaaattacttaaaaattgattattaaaatagttgtcaattatttttctttcgATTGATTAATCAACAAATTATTGCAACTCCAGTGGTAAAAGGCATGACTTAACACCTACAAACTTTGTGTGCCTATCAGCAGAGATAAGAAGAGAGACATGCTGCAACACTGACCATGTCAGAGCTCATTTTTAATTCAGATTATCCAATTTTTGGGTGCAGAACTTGCTACAGTGGTAGGAGAAGAGTCCTAATGGCCGCTAAACAAATGCTGTGTTGCTAATTGTAGAAATATTAGTGTGCAAAAAGGTAATCATTTCAGCCTTTGAAGCTTGCATGTTAAATAGATTTAAAGACCTGAGAAGGCCATGTCTAAGTGCACGATGCCTAAAGAGGATAAGGAGCCTCATGTCACCTCAGTGCTCCTATGAGGGCGACTGATCCGTAAGTCTGTGATTTACAAGATGATCAAGCCGACTGTGTAACACGCTTTTTTTGCCAATGTTTGTTCACTACCTCAGCACATTATAGAATAGAAGAAGAGTTATAACTCTGAGGGTAAGCTAATGTTTTCAACTATATTTATTAAAACTCatgtaaaatgtgaaaggcatgaatgtatatttaaaaatataacagtaaatagaaaacaaatgcTCTACATCTGCAGAAGCTCATTCTGTGAATAATGTGAATGAAGGCATAGTAGGAGGAGTGTACTGGGTCGAGAAAGGCCATATGGTGCCGACAGCAATGACAGGCCAGGCTAGTGACAGCATCTGTCATGGTGTCTTAACCGTGACACACTGCTCTACACTACAAGTACACTGTAGTATCCAGTGGTTTTCTGGcataaatcaataaattaacCAAGGCAATTCtcacaaatgttatttttgttttgaaactaGTGATGACACTGTTTCTCAAGGCTCAGACTTACGATGGGATACACTTcttcttaatgtttttaaagctgGGAGTGAGAAAGAGCTTGACTGCTCTCCAGTGAGGGATTGTAGGTTGCCTTGGCCATGCATACATCAGTGCACCATATCTACATTTGGCACAAAGTCACACAGACATGGCTTTGCACTTGCTGACAATGATTCCATTAAAGTTATTAGAGTAATAGCATCTTTTGGGTAAGCTCATGCAAAATGCTGGATAGAGCTGCTCAACTCCTTTAATCCCACAAAcatatgtttctgttttggttcatgCAGAAGAATGAAGGTTACTATCACATAaacctttctctcctctgcaccAACACAGAAGGATCCTACTCTAACTCTGTGGCCTACACTTCCTGCTGAGCAACACCTTGCAATCTGGTCAAGCTACTTCCTCTGATGCTAAAAATGAGTTGTCAGAACAAAAAGTAATAGTCAAAGTCTCACCCTAAATCAATCCAGCCACGAGTTagtcctcttctcttttttctttctcttgctgTAGCTGGTTAAACCATCCTCACTCTTCCTGTTGGCTCTTGGTGGATACTGGTTAAGTTCAAGTTTCCCATTCTGACTCCAGCTGAGCGCCTCCCCCCTCCTTCCATCTCTACTTCTACTGGCCAGTTAGGTTGCCTCATCAACCGGCAATCTGTCCAGGTCCCAACATAGACTCTGCTGTCCTAAGTCAGGCAAcatgctctctccctctcatcctgATTACAGAAGATTTAAGGAttaagagaaagaaacaggCAGCAGCCAACCTTGCTCTCCTTACAGTCTGTTGAGTTAGTatgctctgtctttctcctctctctctttcttccctctctctctctctctctctctctctctctctctctctctcactagCTCTCTCACTTGTCTCCACAGCTCTCTCAGAATCTGGACATCCACACAGCTCTCTTCTGCCCGTCTGTTCTGTCACAGCAAACCTCTCTAACCATCCAAATAAGTGCTGTGACTGAATCATGGAGACTAGGGCTCCCAAATCTGCTTTGCTGCTGAGGACCCCCTGCCTTAATAATTTCAGTGTGTCAGTGAGATGGGAGACAGCGTCTCGGGTCTGTTTTCCCATGGAAATCCGTTTGCTGGGACAACAAACTAACCCTGCTGTTACTCTAAGCCAGGGGGCCTTGGTGGTAATTATTCCCATGACAGGGATGACACACAGATATGAAGCACATGGAAAATCTGTGTGCATACAAATGCTAAAGCACAGTGCACACAAACTCACAACCACACATGTTGTAAATGCTGGAGCAAGCAGCTTATTTGCAAAATCTGCATGCTCACACACGTTCTTTCACTAGTCTAACAGAGTTCAAAGGAAAGCATgcatattttctgtttcataaCGCATATTTTCATCACCAGATAATTGGAAGATCTTCTCCACAtgtattaaaggggctctatgtaaacATTTACAGCAATctaaaaatcacttttttattggccatatgtgagtgaATTttaacgtgacgtgaaaaattagACTTTCCCCGTCTCTGTCGGTTAcctatacaagcctgtgcaTGATTTGTTTAAGGCGTTTAAAGGTGCGACATGTTAAAACTATCAAATTCATACCCCAAACAACAACTCCAAACTaacagctgctaactgtagttgCTGTTAGCTGGTAAGCCCAGTTAACCGTGCGGCTAGCGAGCGATCATATTAGCTGAATTTGCCCGGACGGGTAGCTTGGAGCACCGGGTGAAGGTATCAATCTCCTGAGGTACAAAGCAGTTAGGGGCtatctggttagcatgctaacttcaatagaaaatcaaaactgttatttctccccattctgatgataattttagttattttttttcatgttttaaaagcaaattcttacataccattaatgctgctggactgtggatttcaaTGTGAAGGACAgaacagtccaaaggatgtgactttatgcatgttcACCAGTACCTCTCTCCACtttgctaacagagagcaacggTAGGTAATGTTAGTTTAGAGAAGGAGTCCGACGGGcttccaacacaacaccaaaaatattattttgcaGCAGGAACAAGcataattaacacattaaaactgCTAAAATTGCACctactccttctccctcattaaaaatccctcaaaaaaaaagttcaactgctggacacaagatgtctcctacttcactgcAAAGTCTACTGTCAAAATCTGCATAGTGGAGCTCAAAcgttcaactgtaggaacaggaagtaaaacacttttttgactggagggtaactttaatcatcttttaaatctgtttaaaatgtagttttgagTCAACAAAAATATCACAAGTTTGAATATATTCCAGTTATTAGAATCCAGGTTAAGATGCTTGAATTAACCTTTTACTTTAATTGTGACCACAACTGTTTGGTTTCTATGGCCGAATCCCACATGTGGACATGAATATTGTGTTAACAGGTTTACTCATAGCACCACAGTCTCAATCACGTGGTTAAAGGTGCAGGTACACAGATTATCCCTGATATTCAATTGATCCACCAGAGCCAATCTGTGACTTTGTGCACGTGAATGTGGCCAGTGGTATTATGCAACTGCTTCTCTCTGTTAGAGGGATGCAGACTGCCCTCTTCTGATCAAACTGGATAATGCAATGCTTCAACAAGATATTCAGACAGCTCAAGTTCAAAATAGCCATAACATTGATCTTCACTGTAGGTTACAGCTGCTGTCTATATCACCTCTAAATATATCTCCAAACCTACAACAAGGCACATCTTGTTTGCTCTGAGCTTACACGTCTCCACTTTTGAGTGGAACATACCATTAACAATTTATCATCAAATGCTTGTTAACGAGGAAGATTATTTTGATATCAGATGTCCTtcatgttaaagctgctgtgacaaaTTGGACACCCATTCAAAAGCACTTTGATCCAGAGAGTTATAGTTGCTgatctgctgtgaagagttaACCAACAGAGACATGTTGTTGATACCACCCAGTTGAAGCCGACACACCTCCAAAAACATAATCCCACCAAATCCAATCAAATGCCCCGGACAATTCCTTATCAGAGGCCTCCTCTTCGGCTGTGAGCAATTAGATCAGACCTATAACATCACACTAACCTGACCCATTACTCATAACGGTGCTATGTTTAGACACAGGAGCCCGAGGTGGGTCTTGagtctgcactgatatgaaacacaggaagaggaaaaaagtgcACGCTTGGGGGTGAAGATTTATAGGCTGAGAAAGGCCAAAACAGAAATGATAGGAGAGGAAAGGGAAGTGTGTTTGGCACAACAGGGTGGGGTGgtggtgcgtgtgtgtttttctttatcctTTTAGATATACAAGAATAATCTGACTGCGTTACCAGATGAGGGCAGCACAGCATACTTTAACAGCAGGTTTGTGTTTCTCCCCTGAACCAAAAATCTCTCAAAGTAAATCCAACAGATTCTTTGACAAATGATCACTAATCTAATGTTTGAGTTGAGGAACATTTTGTTCTGATTCCCACCTCCTGATAGTACTCACACTTTCCTTTTAGGGTCTGAGCTATTTTCCCCCTATTCTGCAAATTCTTTGCAGAGACATTCAATCACTGGAAAAGGCAGTCCAACTTCTCCCCAGACACCAGGGTACCCAGCAGAGGTCGGTGGTAGAGCAGAAGGAACTTGGAAAGAGGCTTGGGAAGCAATGAACTAAGTTTAGCCAGCTTAGTGACTGATTCTAAAGACAGCCATGTGCTCAGCTAATATTAGATTGTTGGCAGACTCCCCAGGATGGGTCTTACCAGCACTTTGCTCAGTCTCTGTGAGCATCTGCTGTATTATTTCCAGCTATGTGGCTAAAAGACAGAACAGCCCCTCTGCTACTTGCTCTAAAGCATCTAAAAGCCTCGAGGCATCAGGTGAATGGAAAGGAAGCACGGAGGAAACAGAGCTAAACTTATTCATGCACGGCAAGCAGAAGATTTGGGGTGATTTGTGAAAAGTTATTACAATGGgaagtttgtgttgtttgtgctttGACTCGAGGGTGGCTGAGTGAGGCACGAGGAACAAATGCTGCTCACTAAGGAAATGATTTGTTTAGAGCCAGAGTACTCAGACCTTTTCCTTAGGAGGGCCAAAATGAAACTTGCTATCGGCTGGGTCAGGGTTAGGTTAGAGcaagaaaacatacaacaacaGAAGTATGAAAACGTGAGCACCACAGCCTTAGTATGTTCTTTCACCTTCTGTGCTTCCTAATAAgtgcatatactgtacatataatTCATAGTATAATTTCAATATAAAAAAGAATTTAGCGCACACATATGATAGAGGCTCTACATTTGAGTAGACTTACATTGTATGGTGATATAGAATATCAGCAATTACTGAGAGTAATTGTTATTTTCCTGGCTCAACAGAGAAATACAGGACGTGCTCTTGTATTTCTTAttcttgaaatgtttttgcaacATCTTTTGTAGTTTCTTCACGTGAAATCTTGAGTTTTTGTAAACAACAGATTGCTAATGCTATTCgtgctttactttgtttcactaaAATTGATCTTGGATCTTTCCTTATTAGCTGCTTCCTCTAATTGCTTACGATTTATAAAAACTTCTTCTGAACATATCAGAAcaagtttgagaaccactggtgTAGATGCAGGTCTGACATCGGGGGGAGAAACATTATTGAAAGTATGAAATGGATGATGAAAGGATGATGTAATCTGCAAATTTTACATCTGCCTTGTGTTAACAAATTTACCAAAATGACAGAATAGGATTCCAACTGTCTAAAATGCAGAAGTGGTTATGCTGTATGTATCAATTATGTCTGTTATAATTAAAGGTCATCACAGGACTGTGTGCTTCAATTTTTGCTGTCTTGGTTTagagaaaatgattttgatgtCCTCTGAGGTCTTCAGTGTTGCTGATAACTAATTGTATTAAGCCCTGTTCCTTTTAGTTCCTTCACTGCAAGAGCCTcattgctctttttttaaaagataatgtGAAACTCAGAGGTCTGTCTTGGCTCAATGAACACACATTAGCCAAAATGAGGGAAAGTCACCGAGATAAATGTTGATGAAGTCAtgttattttgttcattcaGCAATTTGTGTGAAGTGCTGTGAGAGATGTATCTTACTTAAGctttcattgtatttttatttgtgatCAAGTGCTTTCTGGGCCTTTTCACTGTCACTTCCATATTATTAATGTGTGGTGCCACTCCTTAAAAAATAAGCATGGATGCTTTAGATTAAATAAAG from Pagrus major chromosome 7, Pma_NU_1.0 encodes the following:
- the ankrd33aa gene encoding photoreceptor ankyrin repeat protein, with the translated sequence MATANYDPHLGAGPSEDSEILLDDSDSGSVLSDDSVLPDYEGDEKNTEPAKTLYEACAKNDAASLRRILERGVTKEEAMELDINGRNGLMLAVAKGYVDIVTLLHLCPLIDINHQDNDGNTALMIAAQAGFITILNYIINYFSGVDTEIRDPRGFTALLKAGLQGREECVSALIMHGADTNATDMVQGRGLKDWIIRTGGFETIRRIRRLEAHPVAEQFCLNYIPEWPELKQLVAKSTASKTASQKLRLRLKDSLSFSFPQDPQDNGVMDHMVRMTTGIQSPLIATGCHPLCPNSPPEIGKRRFAIPELLEKHSSKELEESTVSHRKGSVISASPTAVSANSVSLTSCCQESECRESMPGGVRSFIPRGMAHRNSIFPSGCIPKIEVTKSGEPTPKKEKKKKRQRGYLEPPVWKYKEAKEEKKREKKLQEEKEKELQEKRKRSLSQK